In Populus alba chromosome 1, ASM523922v2, whole genome shotgun sequence, a single window of DNA contains:
- the LOC118038640 gene encoding uncharacterized protein isoform X1 has translation MGSSGSKAYRGGASASSSSGSGRKGRSKERSKVFQSACLGSSCGSRDSTSGDHVSDNGNKENYEGNASAANQNEIDSEEVKIECYRKVKVEQSDEMPCISSDVELDEWNQASITNTSSRTGSSSARAAAPTQSLTSPSRFLSRFSFIPGNVSFRLSRAVSLGSSRGYPIHSTSLRMLDNEDQIRRHPQSASGAVDGNGLETHQSSDLFATSMVNRTAARCHEHTSASLQLHSQTPDLIDNMQENQNIFLHAGRDGGGTRVGVDGNLHSPRIFNDVDGIGTRLSDRRIGTREPADRNVRFSRTLSVGRLRDRVLRRSSLSDLTLCPLQQEREMRDSSHGSGRQALGGQMRVSESEGNAQTSPTAPGYPPSGISSSLFGIRDNEVETSRSREARYHDLLEHRSNFLERRRRIRSQVRALQRLGSRFENLSGHERSCILSGQHRTGRCTCRVRDANLNDETSARASISRIVMLAEALFEVLDEIHQQSVVLSSRPSMSSLGSVPAPNEIVESLPVKLYAKAQKHQNEETAQCYICLVEYDEGDSMRVLPCHHEFHRTCVDKWLKEIHRVCPLCRGDICRSDSLPTEN, from the exons GTTTCTGATAATGGGAATAAAGAAAATTACGAAGGAAATGCTTCAGCTGCTAACCAGAATGAAATAGACTCGGAAGAGGTTAAAATTGAGTGTTATAGAAAGGTTAAAGTTGAGCAATCTGACGAAATGCCCTGTATATCATCTGATGTTGAGCTTGATGAATGGAATCAAGCAAGTATCACGAATACTTCCTCAAGAACAGGTAGCAGCTCTGCTCGAGCTGCTGCTCCTACGCAGTCATTGACCTCTCCAAGTCGGTTTCTTTCTCGCTTTAGTTTTATTCCTGGTAACGTGAGCTTTAGGCTGAGCAGAGCAGTCAGTTTAGGGTCATCAAGGGGATATCCCATTCATTCTACTAGTCTCAGAATGTTGGACAATGAAGACCAGATTCGCCGTCATCCACAGTCTGCCAGTGGTGCTGTTGATGGAAATGGACTTGAAACACATCAGAGTAGTGATTTATTTGCTACATCCATGGTTAATAGAACTGCTGCGCGTTGTCATGAACATACATCTGCTAGTTTGCAGTTGCATAGTCAAACACCTGATCTCATAGACAATATGCAAGAAAACCAGAATATTTTTCTCCATGCAGGAAGAGATGGCGGTGGAACTAGAGTGGGGGTTGATGGAAACTTACATTCTCCTAGAATATTCAATGATGTGGATGGGATTGGGACTAGACTTTCTGATAGGCGAATTGGAACACGAGAACCTGCTGATCGTAATGTTCGTTTTAGCCGAACCTTGAGTGTTGGAAGACTTCGTGATAGAGTTCTTCGTCGGTCATCACTATCTGACCTTACATTATGTCCCTTGCaacaagagagagaaatgagagatTCAAGCCATGGTAGCGGGAGACAGGCATTGGGTGGGCAGATGAGGGTGTCAGAATCTGAAGGGAATGCTCAAACCTCTCCAACTGCACCTGGTTATCCTCCATCTGGCATTTCTAGCTCACTGTTCGGCATTCGAGATAATGAGGTGGAAACCTCCCGATCAAGAGAAGCCAGGTATCATGACTTGCTAGAACATAGATCAAATTTCCTTGAACGGAGGAGAAGAATACGATCTCAG GTTCGTGCTCTTCAGAGGTTGGGAAGCCGTTTTGAAAACCTGTCTGGACATGAGAGGTCTTGTATTTTATCTGGACAGCACAGAACAGGTCGCTGCACATGCCGTGTACGAGATGCCAACTTAAATGATGAAACAAGTGCCAGGGCTAGTATATCAAGAATTGTCATGTTAGCTGAAGCTCTATTTGAG GTTCTGGATGAAATTCACCAGCAATCAGTTGTGTTGTCCTCTCGGCCTTCTATGTCCTCGCTTGGATCTGTACCCGCACCAAATGAAATAGTCGAATCATTGCCTGTTAAATTATATGCCAAGGCCCAGAAACATCAGAATGAGGAGACAGCCCA ATGTTACATATGCCTTGTGGAATACGATGAAGGAGACAGCATGCGAGTGTTGCCTTGCCATCACGAGTTCCACAGAACATGTGTTGACAAGTGGCTTAAGGAGATTCACAG GGTATGTCCGCTTTGTCGTGGTGATATTTGTAGATCTGATTCATTGCCTACAGAGAACTAA
- the LOC118038640 gene encoding uncharacterized protein isoform X2, producing the protein MGSSGSKAYRGGASASSSSGSGRKGRSKERSKVFQSACLGSSCGSRDSTSGDHVSDNGNKENYEGNASAANQNEIDSEEVKIECYRKVKVEQSDEMPCISSDVELDEWNQASITNTSSRTGSSSARAAAPTQSLTSPSRFLSRFSFIPGNVSFRLSRAVSLGSSRGYPIHSTSLRMLDNEDQIRRHPQSASGAVDGNGLETHQSSDLFATSMVNRTAARCHEHTSASLQLHSQTPDLIDNMQENQNIFLHAGRDGGGTRVGVDGNLHSPRIFNDVDGIGTRLSDRRIGTREPADRNVRFSRTLSVGRLRDRVLRRSSLSDLTLCPLQQEREMRDSSHGSGRQALGGQMRVSESEGNAQTSPTAPGYPPSGISSSLFGIRDNEVETSRSREARYHDLLEHRSNFLERRRRIRSQRLGSRFENLSGHERSCILSGQHRTGRCTCRVRDANLNDETSARASISRIVMLAEALFEVLDEIHQQSVVLSSRPSMSSLGSVPAPNEIVESLPVKLYAKAQKHQNEETAQCYICLVEYDEGDSMRVLPCHHEFHRTCVDKWLKEIHRVCPLCRGDICRSDSLPTEN; encoded by the exons GTTTCTGATAATGGGAATAAAGAAAATTACGAAGGAAATGCTTCAGCTGCTAACCAGAATGAAATAGACTCGGAAGAGGTTAAAATTGAGTGTTATAGAAAGGTTAAAGTTGAGCAATCTGACGAAATGCCCTGTATATCATCTGATGTTGAGCTTGATGAATGGAATCAAGCAAGTATCACGAATACTTCCTCAAGAACAGGTAGCAGCTCTGCTCGAGCTGCTGCTCCTACGCAGTCATTGACCTCTCCAAGTCGGTTTCTTTCTCGCTTTAGTTTTATTCCTGGTAACGTGAGCTTTAGGCTGAGCAGAGCAGTCAGTTTAGGGTCATCAAGGGGATATCCCATTCATTCTACTAGTCTCAGAATGTTGGACAATGAAGACCAGATTCGCCGTCATCCACAGTCTGCCAGTGGTGCTGTTGATGGAAATGGACTTGAAACACATCAGAGTAGTGATTTATTTGCTACATCCATGGTTAATAGAACTGCTGCGCGTTGTCATGAACATACATCTGCTAGTTTGCAGTTGCATAGTCAAACACCTGATCTCATAGACAATATGCAAGAAAACCAGAATATTTTTCTCCATGCAGGAAGAGATGGCGGTGGAACTAGAGTGGGGGTTGATGGAAACTTACATTCTCCTAGAATATTCAATGATGTGGATGGGATTGGGACTAGACTTTCTGATAGGCGAATTGGAACACGAGAACCTGCTGATCGTAATGTTCGTTTTAGCCGAACCTTGAGTGTTGGAAGACTTCGTGATAGAGTTCTTCGTCGGTCATCACTATCTGACCTTACATTATGTCCCTTGCaacaagagagagaaatgagagatTCAAGCCATGGTAGCGGGAGACAGGCATTGGGTGGGCAGATGAGGGTGTCAGAATCTGAAGGGAATGCTCAAACCTCTCCAACTGCACCTGGTTATCCTCCATCTGGCATTTCTAGCTCACTGTTCGGCATTCGAGATAATGAGGTGGAAACCTCCCGATCAAGAGAAGCCAGGTATCATGACTTGCTAGAACATAGATCAAATTTCCTTGAACGGAGGAGAAGAATACGATCTCAG AGGTTGGGAAGCCGTTTTGAAAACCTGTCTGGACATGAGAGGTCTTGTATTTTATCTGGACAGCACAGAACAGGTCGCTGCACATGCCGTGTACGAGATGCCAACTTAAATGATGAAACAAGTGCCAGGGCTAGTATATCAAGAATTGTCATGTTAGCTGAAGCTCTATTTGAG GTTCTGGATGAAATTCACCAGCAATCAGTTGTGTTGTCCTCTCGGCCTTCTATGTCCTCGCTTGGATCTGTACCCGCACCAAATGAAATAGTCGAATCATTGCCTGTTAAATTATATGCCAAGGCCCAGAAACATCAGAATGAGGAGACAGCCCA ATGTTACATATGCCTTGTGGAATACGATGAAGGAGACAGCATGCGAGTGTTGCCTTGCCATCACGAGTTCCACAGAACATGTGTTGACAAGTGGCTTAAGGAGATTCACAG GGTATGTCCGCTTTGTCGTGGTGATATTTGTAGATCTGATTCATTGCCTACAGAGAACTAA
- the LOC140955993 gene encoding pectinesterase 2-like, whose protein sequence is MDTQIRLTATLTNLETCRTSCIELDVRDYRPILSINVFNLINNAVAVNKVTLKKTTYHINRRKKLEATNVGSTSLLANLVVARDGSGDSGTYKEKVVIGHKGKNTTMVAVFQNCSIYSRITQHKTNTITAQSRVNPNQTSVIVIHTSRVIAAPDENPVKDSVRTFLRRPWRNYSRTVFLETFLDNLIDPDGWLAWNNESDLSTLFYGKYENEGPGSSTENRVKWSGCHVINNSCEASEFAVSNFLAGDSLLPSTGVPYDSYLWISSETHQ, encoded by the exons ATGGACACACAAATACGGCTCACAGCAACCCTAACAAATCTTGAGACCTGTAGGACTAGTTGTATTGAGCTTGATGTCAGAGACTATAGACCTATTCTGTCCATCAATGTCTTCAATTTAATCAATAATGCTGTAGCCGTCAACAAAGTTACGCTGAAGAAGACCACATACCATATCAATCGTCGAAAGAAATTAGAGGCTACTAATGTTGGATCTACTTCACTGCTGGCCAATCTTGTGGTGGCTAGAGATGGCTCTGGAGAct CAGGAACTTACAAGGAGAAAGTTGTGATAGGACACAAGGGAAAGAATACTACAATGGTTGCTGTCTTCCAAAACTGCAGCATCTACTCAAGGATCACTCAGCACAAAACTAACACAATAACAGCACAAAGTCGCGTTAATCCAAACCAAACTTCAGTCATAGTAATTCATACCTCTCGAGTAATTGCAGCCCCGGACGAGAATCCGGTCAAAGATTCAGTAAGAACATTTCTCAGAAGGCCTTGGAGAAATTACTCGAGGACAGTTTTTCTTGAAACTTTCCTTGACAACTTAATTGATCCAGATGGTTGGTTAGCATGGAATAATGAGTCTGATCTTAGTACCCTTTTCTATGGCAAGTATGAGAATGAAGGTCCAGGTTCTTCAACTGAAAACAGAGTAAAATGGAGCGGATGCCATGTCATAAACAATTCATGTGAAGCTTCAGAATTTGCTGTTAGCAATTTCCTTGCAGGTGATTCTTTGTTGCCATCCACCGGGGTGCCTTATGATTCGTATCTTTGGATTTCATCAGAAACTCATCAGTAA